Proteins from one Gossypium raimondii isolate GPD5lz chromosome 8, ASM2569854v1, whole genome shotgun sequence genomic window:
- the LOC105792209 gene encoding probable xyloglucan galactosyltransferase GT20, translating into MAISMSKKKSKPSKKLETKHHQFSDTLLFKILNRIPLAIFLLILIFLWSSSTTIISGKFVHVCVSSRKLNNLYCLSAGTQPNFEIPIPALNNNISTGIKEVVDIVQEVPDPIVNNGSDGEVAFAVKVVEQQLQVQRSWISNKDHVTSCDGKGIYVYDLPSKFNKDLVGQCGDMIPWTNFCKYFNNEAMGEPLVKLGKGWYHTHQYALELIFHTRALKHPCRVYNENEAKLFYVPFYGGLDILRWHFKNVSNDVKDTLGLELVKWLENKESWQKNSGKDHVFVLGKISWDFRRKNDDVSSWGTLFLELDQLQKSIKLLIERQPWHVNDIGIPHPTYFHPHLDDDIITWQLKIIRSNRTSLVSFAGAARPDAPQNIRSILINQCNNPGTNCRFLNCSSGGCDQPESVIELFMDSEFCLQPPGDSPTRKSVFDSLVSGCIPVLFDPFTAYYQYPWHLPEDHSKYSVFIEQEEVRKMKVNIIEKLKKVPLREREDMRRYIVYELLPGLVYGDSNSQLEKFQDAFSITINNLLARVNKIE; encoded by the coding sequence ATGGCAATCTCAATGTCCAAAAAGAAGTCTAAACCATCCAAAAAGTTAGAAACAAAACACCATCAGTTTTCTGATACGCTTTTGTTCAAAATTCTAAACCGTATCCCTCTTGCAATCTTTCTATTAATCCTTATTTTCCTTTGGTCATCTTCCACCACCATCATCTCCGGTAAATTCGTTCACGTATGCGTGTCGTCGCGGAAACTCAACAATCTTTACTGTCTCTCTGCAGGTACCCAACCCAACTTTGAAATTCCAATTCCAGCTTTGAACAACAATATTAGCACCGGTATCAAAGAGGTAGTCGATATTGTCCAGGAAGTTCCGGACCCGATCGTCAACAATGGCAGTGATGGGGAAGTTGCGTTTGCTGTCAAGGTTGTTGAACAGCAGCTACAAGTTCAAAGATCATGGATATCAAATAAAGATCATGTAACATCATGTGATGGGAAAGGGATTTATGTGTATGATTTGCCATCAAAGTTCAATAAGGACTTGGTAGGCCAATGTGGAGATATGATTCCATGGACAAATTTTTGTAAGTATTTCAACAATGAAGCCATGGGAGAACCTCTTGTAAAGCTTGGAAAAGGATGGTATCATACTCATCAATATGCCTTGGAGTTGATATTTCACACAAGGGCATTAAAACATCCTTGTAGAGTTTACAATGAAAATGAGGCAAAGCTGTTTTATGTACCATTTTATGGTGGGTTAGATATCTTGAGATGGCACTTCAAAAATGTGTCTAATGATGTTAAAGACACCTTGGGGTTGGAACTTGTTAAATGGCTTGAAAACAAGGAATCATGGCAAAAAAACTCTGGGAAAGATCATGTGTTTGTGTTGGGTAAAATTTCATGGGATTTCAGAAGAAAAAATGATGATGTTTCATCATGGGGTACTCTATTTTTAGAGCTTGATCAACTGCAGAAATCAATTAAGTTGTTAATCGAACGTCAACCGTGGCACGTAAACGACATCGGTATCCCGCATCCTACGTACTTTCATCCCCATTTAGACGACGATATCATCACATGGCAGCTCAAGATTATCCGATCGAACCGCACGAGTCTAGTCAGTTTCGCAGGGGCAGCAAGGCCTGATGCACCACAAAACATAAGGTCAATACTGATCAATCAATGTAATAATCCAGGAACCAATTGTAGGTTCCTGAATTGTAGTTCAGGTGGATGTGATCAACCCGAATCAGTCATTGAGCTCTTCATGGATTCCGAATTCTGTTTACAACCTCCCGGTGATAGCCCGACGAGAAAATCCGTATTCGATTCCCTTGTTTCGGGTTGTATTCCGGTACTTTTCGACCCTTTTACGGCTTATTACCAATATCCATGGCATTTACCAGAAGATCATAGCAAATACTCAGTGTTCATAGAACAAGAAGAGGTGAGAAAGATGAAGGTGAACATAATAGAAAAGTTGAAGAAGGTTCCTCTAAGGGAAAGAGAAGATATGAGAAGGTACATTGTTTATGAATTATTGCCTGGTTTGGTATATGGAGACTCAAATTCCCAGCTTGAAAAATTCCAAGATGCATTttccataacaattaataatttgctTGCAAGGgtaaacaaaattgaatga
- the LOC105792213 gene encoding AT-hook motif nuclear-localized protein 5 — protein sequence MDGREAMALSGGSAPYYIHRGVGGSSSGSVTHTGIAAFHSQPGFRPLSNPPVQLQSNVGSTFTGELKNVSFPHGINMDASSGTPLSEPAKKKRGRPRKYAPDGQVSLGLLPMSAKPKPSSGSDASGQKRNRGRPPGTGRKQQLASLGEWMNSSAGQAFAPHVVTVGIGEDIVAKMLSFSQQRPRAVCILSGSGTVSSVTLRQPASSTPTVTYEGRFEILCLSGSYLLAEDGGPRNRTGGISASLSTPDGQVIGGGVATLIASSLVQLVVCSFIYGGSKTKTKQPASPQGSKESVPQFSPKSIMPTIAPSTQNFTPPSMNIWPGSRPVDQRNPHTDIDLTRG from the exons ATGGATGGGAGAGAAGCTATGGCATTATCAGGCGGGTCTGCTCCTTATTATATTCATAGAGGGGTTGGTGGGTCTAGTTCTGGTTCAGTAACACACACTGGTATAGCAGCATTTCATTCTCAACCTGGGTTCAGGCCTTTATCTAACCCTCCTGTTCAGCTTCAGTCTAATGTTGGATCAACCTTTACTGGGGAGCTTAAAAATGTCAGCTTTCCTCATGGAATTAACATGGATGCCTCCTCTGGGACGCCACTGAGCGAGCCAGCAAAGAAGAAGAGAGGTAGACCTCGCAAATATGCGCCTGATGGGCAGGTATCATTGGGGCTTTTGCCTATGTCTGCCAAGCCTAAGCCTTCATCAGGATCAGATGCTTCTGGTCAAAAAAGAAACCGAGGCCGGCCTCCTGGGACTGGAAGGAAGCAACAGTTAGCATCTCTAG GTGAATGGATGAACAGTTCAGCAGGGCAGGCATTTGCTCCTCACGTTGTCACCGTTGGAATTGGAGAA GACATTGTAGCAAAAATGTTGTCCTTTTCGCAACAAAGACCAAGGGCTGTCTGCATCCTATCAGGCAGTGGTACAGTTTCCTCAGTAACCCTACGTCAGCCTGCATCATCTACTCCTACTGTGACATATGAG GGCCGTTTTGAGATATTATGCTTGTCGGGTTCTTATTTGCTTGCTGAGGATGGAGGACCTCGCAATCGAACAGGTGGCATAAGTGCTTCTCTTTCTACTCCCGATGGTCAGGTCATAGGTGGTGGGGTTGCAACATTGATTGCATCAAGCCTAGTTCAG CTAGTGGTATGCAGTTTTATTTATGGGGGATCTAAAACCAAGACCAAACAACCAGCTAGTCCTCAAGGCAGCAAGGAATCTGTACCCCAGTTCAGCCCTAAATCAATCATGCCTACTATTGCACCTTCAACTCAGAATTTCACTCCCCCTTCAATGAACATTTGGCCTGGTTCACGGCCGGTTGATCAGAGAAACCCTCACACTGATATTGACTTGACACGAGGATGA
- the LOC105792215 gene encoding uncharacterized protein LOC105792215 isoform X1, giving the protein MPAVIGYLSPLSRGEEAETGKSGFFSLAARPYTKVFLFGVSFSSCSSKLIPIQTRHYYFSYVKPLHLFQNLVKSNASQGGRLLGLDVGDKYVGLAVSDLDNKIASPLSVLVRKKTNIDLVAHDFQSLISELSLVGFVVGYPFDRQRLAPDATQVKLFIDDLSETGKLDGLKFTFWDERFTSKNVELLIKPLSLHPVLAKTVVDKFAAVQILQAYLDYVNKKERR; this is encoded by the exons ATGCCAGCTGTAATTGGTTATTTGTCCCCTTTATCACGAGGAGAGGAGGCAGAAACAg GTAAAAGTGGGTTCTTTAGTCTAGCAGCTAGACCTTACACGAAAGTGTTTCTCTTTGGTGTCTCCTTCAGCAGCTGCAGCTCCAAATTAATCCCCATACAAACTcgccattattatttttct TACGTAAAGCCTTTACACCTATTCCAAAATTTGGTCAAATCAAATGCATCGCAAGGAGGACGGTTGCTTGGTTTAGATGTTGGTGATAAGTATGTTGGATTAGCTGTCTCAGACCTCGATAATAAAATCGCCTCACCTCTAAg TGTTTTGGTTCGGAAGAAGACAAATATTGATCTAGTGGCTCATGATTTTCAAAGCCTG ATCTCTGAACTTTCTCTGGTAGGCTTCGTAGTTGGCTATCCATTTGACAGACAACGACTTGCTCCTGAT gCTACACAGGTGAAGCTATTCATTGATGATCTTTCAGAGACGGGAAAACTTGATGGGTTAAAGTTTACGTTCTGGGATGAGCGCTTTACATCAAAG AATGTGGAATTGCTGATAAAGCCTTTGAGCTTGCATCCAGTACTAGCAAAAACTGTAGTTGATAAGTTTGCTGCTGTTCAGATTCTTCAG GCATACCTGGATTATGTGAACAAGAAGGAACGTAGGTGA
- the LOC105792212 gene encoding glutathione S-transferase T1, giving the protein MLVAKEMIRNILAKRDAGKEAQSRTGKTKPQVFADRMTPPSRAVIIFCKVNDIDYTERKVDISKREHLTPAFAEINPMKQLPAIVDGNFKLLATQSRLRIT; this is encoded by the exons ATGCTCGTTGCGAAGGAAATGATAAGAAATATTTTGg CCAAAAGAGACGCAGGGAAGGAAGCACAAAGTAGAACGGGAAAAACGAAGCCGCAAGTGTTTGCTGATCGAATGACCCCACCATCTCGCGCTGTCATCATCTTCTGCAA GGTAAATGATATAGATTATACGGAGCGTAAGGTAGATATCTCAAAGAGAGAGCATTTGACTCCTGCATTTGCTG AAATCAATCCCATGAAACAGCTTCCTGCCATTGTTGACGGAAATTTTAAGTTGTTAGCTACCCAATCACGATTAAGAATTACGTAG
- the LOC105792211 gene encoding glutathione S-transferase T1 has product MTHCAVPSMIVVQVSAKREAGKEAQSRTGKMKLEVYADRMSQPSRAVIIFCKVNGIDYTELKVDISKREHLTPEFAEINPMKQLPAIVDGKFKLFESHSILIYLACAFPGVADHWYPANLFKRSKIHSVLYWHHSNLRRAADTYVTNTTILPALGHPSNQQAAAEAEKLLFSSLSKIESFWLKGDGPFLLGRNQPSIADLSLVCELMQLEVLDEKDRERLLGPYKKVQQWIKHTRNATSPHFDNVHNILMKVKEKLKNKPLMEANHGGARDIQKRLRSRI; this is encoded by the exons ATGACCCATTGTGCTGTCCCATCTATGATAGTGGTTCAGGTTTCGG CCAAAAGAGAAGCAGGGAAGGAAGCACAAAGTAGAACGGGAAAAATGAAGCTGGAAGTGTATGCTGATCGAATGTCCCAACCATCTCGCGCTGTCATCATCTTCTGCAA GGTAAATGGTATAGATTATACGGAGCTCAAGGTAGATATCTCAAAGAGAGAGCATTTGACTCCTGAATTTGCTG AAATCAATCCCATGAAACAGCTGCCTGCCATTGTTGACGGAAAATTTAAGTTGTTTGAGAG CCACTCCATTCTTATATATCTTGCTTGTGCGTTTCCTGGAGTTGCAGATCATTG GTATCCAGCTAATCTTTTCAAGAGAAGTAAGATACATTCGGTGTTGTATTGGCATCACTCCAACTTACGTCGTGCTGCAG ATACATATGTTACTAACACTACAATATTACCCGCGCTTGGCCATCCATCGAATCAACAAGCAGCTGCTGAAGCTGAGAAACTTCTCTTCTCATCTTTGTCAAAGATAGAGTCCTTTTGGTTGAAGGGTGATGGGCCATTTTTGCTGGGTAGGAATCAACCCTCCATAGCTGATCTTAGCCTTGTTTGTGAGCTAATGCAACTTGAG GTTTTGGATGAGAAGGATCGTGAGAGGTTATTGGGTCCATACAAGAAAGTTCAGCAGTGGATTAAGCATACAAGGAATGCTACGAGTCCTCACTTTGACAACGTGCATAATATCCTCATGAAAGtcaaagaaaaactaaaaaataagcCGTTAATGGAAGCAAATCATGGAGGTGCGCGTGACATCCAAAAGCGATTGCGTTCAAGAATATGA
- the LOC105792215 gene encoding uncharacterized protein LOC105792215 isoform X2 yields MQYVKPLHLFQNLVKSNASQGGRLLGLDVGDKYVGLAVSDLDNKIASPLSVLVRKKTNIDLVAHDFQSLISELSLVGFVVGYPFDRQRLAPDATQVKLFIDDLSETGKLDGLKFTFWDERFTSKNVELLIKPLSLHPVLAKTVVDKFAAVQILQAYLDYVNKKERR; encoded by the exons ATGCAGTACGTAAAGCCTTTACACCTATTCCAAAATTTGGTCAAATCAAATGCATCGCAAGGAGGACGGTTGCTTGGTTTAGATGTTGGTGATAAGTATGTTGGATTAGCTGTCTCAGACCTCGATAATAAAATCGCCTCACCTCTAAg TGTTTTGGTTCGGAAGAAGACAAATATTGATCTAGTGGCTCATGATTTTCAAAGCCTG ATCTCTGAACTTTCTCTGGTAGGCTTCGTAGTTGGCTATCCATTTGACAGACAACGACTTGCTCCTGAT gCTACACAGGTGAAGCTATTCATTGATGATCTTTCAGAGACGGGAAAACTTGATGGGTTAAAGTTTACGTTCTGGGATGAGCGCTTTACATCAAAG AATGTGGAATTGCTGATAAAGCCTTTGAGCTTGCATCCAGTACTAGCAAAAACTGTAGTTGATAAGTTTGCTGCTGTTCAGATTCTTCAG GCATACCTGGATTATGTGAACAAGAAGGAACGTAGGTGA
- the LOC105792214 gene encoding probable phospholipid hydroperoxide glutathione peroxidase — MASQSSKGSVHDFTVKDARGNDVDLSIYKGKVLLIVNVASQCGLTNSNYTELSKLYEQYKDQGFEILAFPCNQFGGQEPGNNEQILEFACTRFKAEYPIFDKVDVNGEKAAPIYKFLKSSKGGLFGDSIKWNFSKFLVDKEGHVVDRYAPTTSPLSIEKDIKKLLA, encoded by the exons ATGGCTTCTCAATCTTCTAAGGGATCAGTTCATGATTTCACTGTTAAG GATGCAAGAGGGAATGATGTTGATTTAAGTATTTACAAGGGCAAGGTTTTGTTGATTGTCAATGTTGCATCACAAtg TGGCTTGACCAATTCCAACTACACTGAGCTGAGTAAATTGTATGAGCAATATAAAGATCAAG GTTTTGAGATTCTTGCATTCCCATGTAACCAGTTTGGAGGACAGGAGCCAGGGAACAATGAGCAAATCTTAGAGTTTGCTTGCACTCGCTTTAAAGCTGAATACCCCATATTTGATAAG GTCGATGTGAATGGTGAGAAGGCTGCTCCCATATACAAATTCCTCAAGTCTAGTAAAGGTGGACTTTTTGGGGACAGCATCAAGTGGAATTTTTCCAAGTTCTTGGTCGATAAGGAGGGCCATGTCGTCGATCGTTATGCTCCCACTACTTCTCCTCTTAGCATTGAG AAGGATATAAAGAAACTGCTGGCTTGA